In a genomic window of Nodosilinea sp. E11:
- a CDS encoding metalloregulator ArsR/SmtB family transcription factor: protein MDPVEPVSVEVVQQVAEYFSVLSEPMRLRLLNLLREEEKCVQELVDATQTSQANVSKHLKVMLQAGILSRRTEGTSAYYSVADELIFDLCSMVCDRLACRIEAQAKHFRDFSLSTRT from the coding sequence ATGGATCCTGTTGAACCGGTTTCAGTTGAAGTCGTGCAGCAAGTGGCCGAATATTTCAGTGTTTTAAGCGAACCGATGCGGCTGCGGCTGCTCAACCTGCTGCGGGAGGAAGAAAAATGTGTGCAAGAGCTGGTTGACGCAACCCAAACCAGCCAGGCCAATGTGTCTAAACACTTAAAGGTGATGCTGCAAGCGGGCATTCTCAGCCGCCGTACCGAAGGCACCTCGGCTTACTATAGCGTGGCCGACGAACTCATCTTTGATCTGTGCAGTATGGTGTGCGATCGCCTCGCCTGCCGCATTGAGGCTCAGGCCAAGCACTTTCGCGACTTTAGTCTGTCTACTCGCACCTAG